GCATTATCGTCGCCGACGTGATTGTAAAGATAGGCGCggaaaggagaagattggATTTGCGCGTCCCACTTGTCCCGCACGATCGCAATCTGCATTGGGACGGTTCGGTGTACTGTAGCCATGATTAACAAAGTCAGCTCTTGTCAAATCGAGAAGAGGCTGCGAAATCGTAGATGGAGGGAATGTTTACCTCCTGTGATTGCACGCCCCGGCGACCACAAAGTCGAGGATAGTGACTGCTCCTGCGATTGACCCTGAGGTTGGACCATTGTTGTTTGTCCGAACTGcgactgctgctgctgctgctgctgtggctgctgctgaggcGCCTGGCTATTGGCCCCTAGAGTCGACCCGAAGAGGCCAGTTCCGGTCGCAGGCTGTTGCGTTTGTTGCTGCGCCGCATTCGCACCAAACAGACTCGTAGCGGGCTTCTGCGCGGTAGCACCGAACAGGCTAGGCGTCGGCTGTTGAGAGGTTGCCCCAAAGATACTGGTAGCTGGCTTCTGCGCAGTACTGGAGCCAAACAAGCCGCCTGTCTGAGTGTTGGTCTGAGCaggtgctgcagctgcagcactTCCAAATAAGCCAGTGCCGGTTGTGCCTTGCTGTTGATTCTGGGTTGTGTTGCCGAATAGACTCGAGCCCGTTCCACCCGTTGTATTTGATCCAAGACCGCCAAAGGCACTCGGTTTGTTGGCGGTGCTACCAAATGGGCTCGCACTGGCGGTATTGCCGAAAAGAGACATATTGGACGTCTTGGAGAAGACACACTAGGGTACGtcgcaagaaaaaaaaacggtCGATCGGCAATTCCTCGACACGACTTCGGACGTGTACGATTCCCGTCGCGTAATAATCGATGAACCAGATATCCAGCTGCAGGCACCGTTGACTTCAAGATCGCATGGTTGAGCGATTGGAGGAAAGGAGAGTTGGGCAGATGAGCCGGTGACCGCTGGAGAGCTTCGCGAAGAGCAGAACCTCTAACCAGTCGGAGCTGTGCTTTGTTTTGCATCACGTGATACATCCAGTGTGAGCATGTTCGAGCGGCTCTCACACCGCAAACGTCACGATACAAAACGATATTTAGGAGATATACTTGCTGCTATGTATTGAAGAGTTAGTCAATAGAGCTCAAATGTAGCATTGTACGCTAAGGATTCCTTGTATCAGTCTAGCAACGATGTATACCTTCTTTACTATGGCAACTGCAGATCCAGCTTGTACTGTACTTAGTTGAAGTACAGACGGAGTACCCTTGTGATTATCTCAGCAGTGCCCTTCTGGCCAATCAGCATACCCCAAAAGAAACCGACCTTTCAATTCCACCGCAACCCGCAGCTTCACGAAGGTCACTGTCCACGTCAATTCACCATACAAGTCTCCCTCAAACTCACCAGTCACCGTCACAATGGCTCAGCGGGATCCTCAGTATGCCTCCAAGCTCCAATCCCAGA
This genomic window from Penicillium oxalicum strain HP7-1 chromosome III, whole genome shotgun sequence contains:
- a CDS encoding Nucleoporin NUP57 — encoded protein: MSLFGNTASASPFGSTANKPSAFGGLGSNTTGGTGSSLFGNTTQNQQQGTTGTGLFGSAAAAAPAQTNTQTGGLFGSSTAQKPATSIFGATSQQPTPSLFGATAQKPATSLFGANAAQQQTQQPATGTGLFGSTLGANSQAPQQQPQQQQQQQSQFGQTTMVQPQGQSQEQSLSSTLWSPGRAITGVHRTVPMQIAIVRDKWDAQIQSSPFRAYLYNHVGDDNAPFYQPSVEDDATKWEEALKKRPGSGYVPVLVKGFIDLGKRAQRQKDFLAIMQTRLHEINNCLTDLLSRHDLKISVKVADARRKHIVLSKRCLALAAKTQMLRNRGYAMDDAEEELKKKLIQLEREVFDPSLTGRGEEIWARMLAIHEHSKRLQAEMDRAGANMTNRAEDEIDEQTMKTAKKILDDYHVQIQHLQKEMEVVKKDFEETQKLGGK